GCACCAGCTGGTGGGTCTGGCTGTCGCTGCCGAACGCGATGAACGGCAGGCCAGCCATGTCGCGCGGCCGGATCACGCGCTTGCGCGTCAATTCGTGGTTCACCGGCAAGGCGCACATCAGCGGCTGCTGGAACATGGGCTCGCGGTCGATGTAGGGATTGTCCACGCGGCTGCCCACCAGCGCCACGTCGATCTGCCGGGTCGCCAGCCAGTCGGCCAGGAACTGCGAGCCGCGCGTCTGGATGTTGACGCGGACGTCGGGATGATGCCGCAGGAAGGTCATGGTCACGCGCCGGATGAACGACCCCGACAGCGCGGGCAACACGCCGACGAACAGCGTGCGCTGCTCGTCGCGGCGTATGGAGTCCACCGCCTGTTCGACCTGGCGCAAGCCGGTGAAGATGCGATCGATCTCCTCGTACAGCCGCATGCCGTGCGGCGTCGCGGCCAGCTTGCCGCGCACGCGGTCGAACAGATGCAGCGCGGTCTCCGCTTCCAGGTGCGCCAGCAGCTTGCTGACCGCGGGCTGCGACACGCCCAGCACCGTCGCGGCCTGGCTGACCGTGCCATGTTCGATGACCGCCTTGAACGCTTCGATTTGCCGCAGATTCAGCCGCTGGCTCATTCCCCTGCCCCCATAACCTGTAAGAAATCCATGCAGCCGATTCCAGTCGAAGGTTATAGCTTAACCGCACCACCGCCGCATGATTCCGGAGACCGGGCATGAATCGCAGCTACGACTTCATCGTTGCCGGCGCCGGCATGGTCGGCTCGGCCATCGCCATGGGCCTGGCCGGTTTGGG
This genomic interval from Bordetella genomosp. 8 contains the following:
- a CDS encoding LysR substrate-binding domain-containing protein; this encodes MSQRLNLRQIEAFKAVIEHGTVSQAATVLGVSQPAVSKLLAHLEAETALHLFDRVRGKLAATPHGMRLYEEIDRIFTGLRQVEQAVDSIRRDEQRTLFVGVLPALSGSFIRRVTMTFLRHHPDVRVNIQTRGSQFLADWLATRQIDVALVGSRVDNPYIDREPMFQQPLMCALPVNHELTRKRVIRPRDMAGLPFIAFGSDSQTHQLVRSAFEQVDVPLNVVLDTNTAPTACEFVAAGLGVSLFHPLFADGFQNRLVLRRFEPEVMFHFQLCTMHASRNAGLVEGFVEAAREVAAQVPRDLRRAIA